A genomic region of Salinibacter pepae contains the following coding sequences:
- the rpsR gene encoding 30S ribosomal protein S18 — protein sequence MADQNDVDYEHLEYVDYKDTEFLEQFINNQGKILPRRVTGVPARVQRQITKAIKRARHLALMPYVSESVR from the coding sequence ATGGCTGACCAAAACGACGTCGACTACGAGCACCTCGAATACGTGGACTACAAGGACACCGAGTTCCTGGAGCAGTTCATCAACAACCAGGGCAAGATCTTGCCGCGGCGCGTGACGGGGGTGCCCGCCCGCGTGCAGCGCCAGATCACGAAGGCGATCAAGCGGGCCCGGCACCTCGCCCTCATGCCGTACGTGTCCGAGTCGGTTCGGTAA
- the rplI gene encoding 50S ribosomal protein L9 yields the protein MQIILLNDVDHLGEKGEVHEVADGYGRNYLIPQGLARVATDGAIRQLRDEQQQQARKEAAKKEQVEELKDELEDMQVVFTAKVGEDNRIFGTVTTQQIAVELSNRGFNIDRRDIELDEDIRFVGAYTASIDLGYGIEATLDIQVIPESG from the coding sequence ATGCAGATTATTCTCCTCAACGACGTGGACCACCTCGGCGAAAAGGGCGAGGTCCACGAGGTGGCCGACGGCTATGGCCGCAACTACTTGATTCCCCAAGGACTCGCGCGGGTGGCCACCGACGGGGCCATTCGCCAGTTGCGCGACGAGCAGCAGCAGCAGGCCCGCAAAGAGGCCGCCAAGAAAGAGCAGGTCGAAGAGCTCAAGGACGAGCTCGAAGACATGCAGGTGGTCTTCACCGCGAAGGTGGGCGAGGACAACCGCATCTTTGGCACCGTGACGACTCAGCAGATCGCGGTGGAGCTCTCCAACCGCGGCTTCAACATTGACCGGCGAGACATCGAGCTCGACGAAGACATCCGGTTCGTGGGGGCCTACACGGCGTCCATCGACCTGGGCTACGGCATCGAAGCGACCCTGGACATCCAGGTCATTCCGGAGTCGGGCTGA